In one Sphingobium sp. TKS genomic region, the following are encoded:
- a CDS encoding lytic transglycosylase domain-containing protein, producing MPTMITLLSLALAVSATKDIPRSSQGRSSDAGGVAQPGRGGADPSPWQRAKGRIGVASDPAIVRTISQWRALLRSDALGFSAYAGFIMANPGWPGESRMRRLAESSINPDSYDPDKVIAFFTRFPPRTATGNARLAFALMQEGRMDEARRAAHDAWIGGTLSRGDEAELLASFGARWTGLDHDRRADVLLWKGDVAGARRMLPYVLSSRRPIYEARIALRQKIADAAAKMHRAQAAGASDAGFVADKATWMRKTGDRIGARQYLANRPALAVRPGDAEKWYELLLAEARAAAKESQWSFAYGIASKLDDAYAPGTDVSDRPIGERDDYTSLAWLAGSTAFYKLNKPRAAMEMFRRYATAAKSPQTRSKGFYWAGRAALQAGKAGDAKRYFARAAVFPRQFYGQLALERLGRPIPAPAPARRQASISSAERSAFASRSVVRAVKALGQMGYWKEQSQFARAIANHAASDAEHHLAAELAQNIGRPDMGVMVGRRALSSGLAGYGKSAFPRVPVPAEARSSWTMVHAIARQESQFDRSIVSHAGARGLMQLMPGTAREQAGKLGLRYNPGSLDDPGYNIRLGASYIERMLSYYRGSYPLAVAAYNAGPGNVNRWLRANGDPRAPGADMLRWIEEIPLYETRNYVQRVLENAVTYDLMNPERAPFRGSDTPLSKYLGKEAKG from the coding sequence ATGCCCACCATGATCACCCTCTTGTCGCTGGCCCTTGCGGTCAGTGCGACGAAGGACATTCCCCGCTCTTCCCAGGGCAGATCCAGCGATGCCGGCGGCGTTGCGCAGCCCGGACGAGGCGGCGCAGACCCCAGTCCATGGCAGCGGGCCAAGGGCCGGATCGGGGTTGCAAGCGATCCTGCCATCGTCCGCACCATCAGCCAATGGCGCGCGCTTTTGCGCAGTGACGCTCTGGGCTTTTCGGCTTATGCCGGCTTCATCATGGCGAACCCTGGCTGGCCCGGGGAGAGCCGGATGCGCCGGCTGGCGGAAAGCAGCATCAATCCCGACAGCTATGATCCCGATAAGGTCATCGCCTTCTTCACCCGCTTCCCGCCGCGCACCGCGACCGGGAACGCGCGCCTTGCCTTTGCGCTCATGCAGGAGGGCCGGATGGACGAGGCGCGCAGAGCCGCGCACGATGCCTGGATCGGCGGGACATTGTCGAGAGGTGACGAGGCCGAGCTGCTCGCCTCCTTCGGCGCGCGCTGGACGGGGCTGGACCATGACCGGCGCGCCGACGTCCTTCTCTGGAAGGGCGACGTCGCGGGCGCGCGGCGGATGCTGCCCTATGTCCTTTCCTCTCGTCGTCCCATCTATGAGGCGCGGATCGCGCTGCGCCAGAAGATAGCCGATGCGGCAGCGAAGATGCACCGGGCGCAAGCGGCCGGCGCAAGCGATGCCGGCTTTGTCGCGGACAAGGCGACCTGGATGCGAAAGACCGGCGACCGGATCGGGGCACGCCAGTATCTCGCCAATCGCCCGGCGCTGGCCGTTCGGCCGGGTGACGCGGAAAAATGGTACGAGCTGCTGTTGGCCGAGGCCCGTGCCGCCGCGAAGGAGAGCCAGTGGAGCTTTGCCTATGGCATAGCGAGCAAGCTGGACGATGCCTATGCGCCAGGGACGGACGTCAGCGACCGGCCGATAGGGGAGCGCGACGACTATACCAGCCTCGCCTGGCTTGCAGGCTCGACCGCTTTCTACAAGCTCAACAAACCCCGGGCGGCCATGGAGATGTTTCGTCGCTACGCCACGGCCGCCAAGTCGCCCCAGACCCGGTCGAAGGGCTTCTACTGGGCTGGCCGCGCGGCGCTCCAGGCGGGTAAGGCGGGCGATGCCAAGCGCTATTTCGCGCGTGCCGCGGTTTTCCCGCGCCAATTTTACGGCCAGCTCGCGCTGGAACGGCTGGGTCGCCCGATCCCCGCGCCCGCCCCTGCCAGGCGCCAGGCTTCGATATCCTCCGCCGAGCGCTCCGCGTTCGCCAGCCGCTCGGTCGTTCGCGCGGTGAAGGCGCTTGGGCAGATGGGTTATTGGAAGGAGCAGAGCCAGTTTGCCCGCGCCATCGCAAACCACGCCGCCAGCGATGCCGAACATCATCTCGCCGCCGAACTCGCACAGAATATCGGCCGCCCGGACATGGGCGTCATGGTCGGCCGGCGCGCGCTCTCGAGCGGTCTGGCGGGCTATGGGAAAAGCGCCTTTCCGCGCGTACCTGTTCCCGCTGAAGCACGATCCAGCTGGACCATGGTGCATGCCATCGCGCGGCAGGAAAGCCAGTTCGACAGGAGCATCGTCAGCCATGCGGGCGCGCGGGGCCTGATGCAGCTGATGCCCGGTACCGCCCGCGAACAGGCCGGGAAGCTGGGATTGCGCTATAATCCTGGATCGCTCGATGACCCCGGCTACAATATCAGGCTCGGAGCATCCTATATTGAGCGGATGCTCTCTTATTATCGCGGCAGCTATCCCCTCGCTGTCGCGGCCTATAATGCGGGACCGGGCAATGTGAACCGCTGGCTTCGCGCCAATGGCGACCCAAGGGCGCCAGGCGCCGACATGCTGCGCTGGATCGAGGAGATCCCCCTCTACGAAACGCGCAACTATGTGCAGCGCGTACTGGAAAATGCTGTAACCTATGATCTGATGAACCCTGAGCGCGCACCTTTTCGCGGCTCCGACACACCGCTTTCCAAATATCTGGGCAAGGAGGCAAAAGGCTGA
- a CDS encoding response regulator encodes MRKAEHGVHVASRVKTWSMAGLLLGLAFFLISGATAYLNIQALRESDQSIRHTHSVLSALDKLRSTLQDAETGQRGYLLTGAQTYLEPYRSAVAELPRRLDGIARLTGGNPVQQASLEGLRRHIEAKLAELDESIAASRAGDMAAALATVRSDRGKIEMDAIRARLDTMAGEEMRLRQVRIGEMASASRTAVTSSLISALLGAGLTIAVFILVRRNSRARVREEWLQAGQLGLADAMQGDQTVEALGTTILAYLSRYLGFEGGALFKGEGGTFLRVATLGVPPDADMPAAFGLGEGLLGQVAADGDPIVLHDLSDRYLTIGSAFGRDQPRHLVIVPGKVDGKVNAVMELGFFDPVDERILDFLDQASGSMGMALRSARFRTRLQDALEETQRQAGELQAQSEELRVSNEELEEQGRALKETQVRLEQQQVELEQTNSELEQQTQALESQRDQLERSAASLALKARELEQASQYKSDFLANMSHELRTPLNSLLILSKLLGDNPDGSLSAEQVRYARTIESSGNDLLTLINDILDLSKIEAGHVQIQPETVSIQRLAGDIRQQFTPIAEDRGLSFEIVLAQGAPGALETDRLRIEQVLRNLLSNAFKFTERGGVRLAIAPAADGRIAFAVEDSGIGISPDQQQSIFEAFQQADGTINRRYGGTGLGLSISRELARLLGGAIDLESEPGKGSTFTLTVPLVYDPAGVTARSFEETATARPVSPSPAPPQGQTQSSAAQAVPAPHWTIEDDRGSIAADRKLLLVIEDDKAFASIVRDLSREMGFQCIIATTAGEAVDLAGTFRPSAIVLDLGLPDQSGLTVLDRLKHDDETRHIPIHVISAADQSQTALSLGAVGYHVKPIRREELAQVLAGLQAKLSTRMRRVLIVEDDPVQREAVGKLLLSDDVETVAVGTAAECLEQLRRESFDCMVLDLTLPDTSGYTLLETLSQDEDRAFPPVIVYTGHDLSPDDEQRLRRYSSSIIIKGAKSPERLLDEVSLFLHQVVAELPPEQRRMIQKARHRDAMLEGRRILLVEDDIRNVYSLSSVLEPRGALIEIARNGQEAINALEAASAEPGRAIDLVLMDVMMPVMDGLAATRLIRADARWTKLPIVMLTAKAMPDDQQHCLEAGANDYMAKPIDVDKLLSLVRVWMPR; translated from the coding sequence ATGCGCAAAGCAGAACACGGCGTCCATGTCGCATCGCGCGTGAAGACCTGGTCCATGGCGGGTCTCCTTTTGGGACTTGCCTTTTTTCTCATCAGCGGGGCGACAGCCTATCTCAATATCCAGGCACTGCGCGAAAGCGACCAGTCCATCCGGCACACGCACAGCGTCCTCAGCGCGCTCGACAAGCTGCGCTCCACGCTGCAGGACGCTGAAACGGGGCAGCGCGGCTATCTGCTCACGGGCGCCCAGACCTATCTTGAGCCTTACAGGAGCGCCGTTGCAGAACTGCCTCGCCGCCTCGACGGCATCGCCAGGCTCACCGGCGGCAATCCGGTGCAACAAGCCAGTCTCGAGGGGCTGCGGCGCCATATCGAGGCCAAACTGGCCGAACTGGACGAGAGCATAGCGGCCAGCCGCGCGGGCGACATGGCTGCCGCCCTTGCAACGGTCAGGAGCGACCGTGGCAAGATCGAGATGGATGCCATCCGCGCCCGGCTCGATACGATGGCAGGCGAGGAGATGCGGCTGCGGCAGGTGCGGATCGGGGAAATGGCGAGTGCCTCGAGAACGGCCGTCACCAGCAGCCTCATATCGGCGCTCCTGGGCGCGGGCCTCACCATCGCCGTCTTCATCCTCGTGCGCCGCAACAGCCGCGCCCGCGTCCGGGAAGAATGGTTGCAGGCGGGACAGCTCGGCCTGGCCGACGCGATGCAGGGGGACCAGACGGTCGAAGCGCTGGGGACGACGATCCTTGCCTATCTGTCCCGATATCTCGGTTTCGAGGGCGGCGCGCTCTTCAAGGGCGAGGGCGGCACCTTTCTGCGCGTGGCGACGCTTGGCGTGCCTCCCGACGCCGACATGCCCGCGGCCTTTGGCCTGGGGGAAGGATTGCTCGGACAGGTCGCCGCCGACGGTGACCCCATTGTCCTGCACGACCTGTCCGATCGCTATCTCACCATCGGTTCAGCCTTCGGTCGTGACCAGCCGCGACATCTGGTCATCGTGCCGGGCAAGGTGGACGGCAAGGTCAACGCGGTCATGGAACTGGGCTTTTTCGATCCGGTCGACGAGCGCATCCTCGACTTTCTCGATCAGGCATCGGGAAGCATGGGCATGGCCCTGCGCTCGGCGCGCTTCCGGACGAGACTGCAGGATGCGCTGGAAGAGACGCAGCGCCAGGCCGGCGAACTGCAGGCCCAGAGCGAAGAGCTTCGCGTATCCAATGAGGAACTGGAGGAACAGGGCCGCGCCCTTAAGGAAACGCAGGTGCGCCTCGAGCAGCAACAGGTCGAACTCGAGCAGACGAACAGCGAGCTTGAACAGCAGACGCAGGCGCTGGAGAGCCAGCGCGATCAGCTCGAACGATCGGCAGCGTCCCTGGCGCTCAAGGCCCGTGAACTTGAACAGGCAAGCCAATACAAGTCCGACTTCCTTGCAAACATGTCGCATGAGCTGCGCACGCCGCTCAATTCATTGCTGATCCTCTCCAAGCTCCTGGGCGACAATCCCGATGGCAGCCTCTCGGCCGAACAGGTCAGATATGCCCGGACAATCGAATCCTCTGGCAACGATCTGCTCACCCTCATCAACGATATCCTCGATCTGTCCAAGATCGAGGCGGGGCATGTGCAGATCCAGCCCGAGACGGTGTCCATACAGAGGCTCGCCGGCGATATCCGCCAACAGTTCACCCCCATCGCCGAGGATCGCGGCCTCTCGTTCGAGATTGTCCTGGCACAAGGAGCGCCAGGCGCGCTCGAGACCGACCGGCTGCGGATCGAACAGGTGCTGAGGAACCTTCTCTCCAATGCCTTCAAGTTCACCGAGCGTGGCGGCGTTCGCCTCGCCATCGCGCCGGCGGCGGACGGCCGGATCGCCTTTGCGGTCGAGGACAGCGGCATCGGCATTTCGCCCGACCAGCAACAGAGCATCTTCGAGGCGTTCCAGCAGGCCGACGGCACCATCAACCGCAGATATGGCGGCACTGGCCTTGGCCTTTCGATCTCGCGCGAACTCGCCCGGCTGCTGGGAGGCGCGATCGACCTTGAGAGCGAGCCTGGCAAGGGCAGCACGTTCACGCTGACGGTTCCGCTCGTATACGATCCTGCGGGCGTTACCGCGCGAAGCTTCGAGGAGACAGCCACGGCAAGGCCTGTCTCCCCCTCCCCCGCCCCGCCCCAGGGTCAGACGCAGTCCTCAGCAGCCCAGGCCGTCCCCGCTCCGCACTGGACGATCGAGGACGATCGCGGTTCGATCGCCGCCGACCGCAAGCTGCTGCTCGTCATCGAGGATGACAAGGCCTTCGCCTCCATCGTCCGCGACCTGTCCCGGGAAATGGGGTTCCAGTGCATCATCGCGACGACGGCCGGGGAAGCGGTGGACCTGGCAGGCACGTTCCGGCCCAGTGCCATTGTCCTTGACCTCGGGCTGCCTGACCAGTCGGGGCTGACGGTGCTCGACCGCCTCAAGCATGACGACGAGACCCGGCACATTCCGATCCATGTCATCTCCGCGGCCGATCAAAGCCAGACCGCCCTTTCGCTGGGCGCCGTGGGCTATCATGTCAAGCCGATCAGGCGTGAGGAGCTCGCGCAGGTTCTCGCCGGTCTCCAGGCCAAGCTCTCCACCCGCATGCGGCGCGTACTGATCGTCGAGGATGATCCCGTGCAGCGTGAAGCGGTCGGCAAGCTGCTGTTGTCGGACGACGTTGAAACCGTCGCCGTCGGCACGGCGGCCGAATGCCTCGAGCAGCTTCGCCGCGAAAGCTTCGACTGCATGGTGCTTGACCTGACGCTGCCCGACACTTCGGGTTACACCTTGCTCGAGACGCTGAGCCAGGATGAGGACCGGGCATTCCCGCCTGTCATCGTCTATACCGGCCACGATCTTTCGCCCGACGACGAGCAGAGGCTTCGGCGCTACTCCAGTTCGATCATCATCAAGGGCGCCAAATCGCCCGAACGCCTTCTCGACGAGGTGTCGCTGTTTCTCCATCAGGTGGTGGCCGAGCTTCCGCCTGAACAGCGCCGGATGATCCAGAAGGCGCGGCATCGCGATGCCATGCTCGAGGGACGCCGCATCCTTCTTGTCGAGGACGATATCCGCAATGTCTATTCGCTCAGCAGCGTCCTCGAGCCGCGCGGCGCGCTGATCGAGATCGCCCGCAACGGCCAGGAGGCGATCAACGCGCTGGAAGCGGCCTCGGCCGAGCCCGGGCGGGCCATCGACCTGGTGCTCATGGACGTCATGATGCCCGTCATGGACGGATTGGCCGCGACGCGGCTGATCAGGGCGGACGCGCGATGGACGAAGCTGCCGATCGTCATGCTGACGGCCAAGGCGATGCCGGACGACCAGCAGCACTGCCTGGAGGCGGGCGCCAACGATTACATGGCAAAGCCCATCGATGTCGACAAATTGCTCTCGCTCGTTCGTGTATGGATGCCCCGGTGA
- a CDS encoding CheR family methyltransferase, protein MDAPVTGRDAIEDIEIQLLLEAVYKRYHYDFRYYARASVKRRLLQARQQLGFASISGMQESILHDPAMLPRLLNYLTVQVSEMFRDPSYFRALREQVLPHLRTYPSLKVWVAGCSNGEELYSLAILFREEGLDQRTIFYATDINPEALKVAQAGVYPLDQIRNFTQNHQKSGARSSLSDYYRADYGRAAFDAGLRERVVFSDHSLVTDAVFAEMHLISCRNVLIYFDRDLQDRAIGLFRESLARKGFLGLGSKESLRFSRHADAFTDFIREEKIYRRNET, encoded by the coding sequence ATGGATGCCCCGGTGACGGGCCGGGACGCCATCGAGGATATCGAGATCCAGCTGCTGCTCGAAGCTGTGTACAAGCGTTACCATTATGATTTCAGGTACTATGCGCGCGCCTCGGTCAAGCGGCGTCTCCTCCAGGCGCGGCAGCAGCTTGGATTTGCCAGCATCTCAGGCATGCAGGAGAGCATCCTGCACGATCCCGCCATGCTGCCGCGGCTGTTGAACTACCTTACCGTGCAGGTAAGCGAGATGTTCCGGGATCCCTCCTATTTCCGGGCGCTTCGCGAGCAGGTCCTGCCGCACCTGCGCACCTATCCCTCTCTCAAGGTCTGGGTCGCGGGCTGCAGCAACGGCGAGGAACTCTATTCGCTCGCGATCCTGTTCCGTGAAGAGGGGCTTGACCAGCGCACGATCTTTTATGCGACCGACATCAATCCCGAGGCCCTCAAGGTGGCGCAGGCAGGCGTCTATCCGCTCGACCAGATCCGCAATTTCACGCAGAACCATCAAAAATCAGGCGCCCGCTCCTCGCTTTCGGATTATTATCGCGCCGATTACGGGCGTGCGGCGTTCGATGCCGGGTTGCGCGAGCGGGTCGTCTTTTCCGATCACAGCCTCGTCACCGACGCCGTCTTTGCGGAGATGCATCTCATCTCCTGCCGCAACGTCCTCATTTATTTCGACCGCGATCTGCAGGATCGGGCGATAGGCCTGTTCAGGGAATCGCTCGCCCGCAAAGGATTTCTGGGCCTGGGCTCCAAGGAGAGCCTGCGTTTCTCGCGCCATGCCGATGCCTTTACCGATTTCATCCGCGAGGAGAAAATCTACCGGAGGAACGAGACATGA
- a CDS encoding chemotaxis protein CheB — protein MREEPSAVAIGASAGAVEALLQILPALPAGYRLPVLVVVHVPRDRGNSLVSLFQTRCRLRVKEAEDKEETCPPSAPMAQI, from the coding sequence ATGAGGGAGGAGCCAAGCGCAGTGGCGATAGGGGCCTCGGCGGGCGCGGTGGAGGCCCTGCTCCAGATCCTTCCCGCCCTTCCGGCAGGCTATCGCCTGCCCGTCCTGGTCGTCGTTCATGTGCCCCGGGATCGCGGAAACTCGCTGGTTTCCCTTTTCCAGACGCGATGCCGCCTCAGGGTCAAGGAGGCTGAGGACAAGGAAGAGACGTGTCCGCCGTCAGCACCAATGGCACAGATTTGA
- a CDS encoding IS3 family transposase (programmed frameshift) — translation MKPQHSLKKSSAKAPAERVVKDIRRQTRRHFSAEDKIRIVLDGLRGEDSIAELCRKEGIAQSLYYTWSKEFMEAGKRRLAGDTARAATSGEVQDLRREARALKECVADLTLENRLLKKKHDRGWGRRRMRYPASEKLEIIRIVEQSHLPAKLTLDKLGIARRTFYRWYDRFLAGGPEALEDRSSAPSRVWNRIPPDIHDQIIELALEQSELSPRELAVRFTDERRYFVSEATVYRLLKAHDLITSPAYVVIKAADQFHTKTTRVNEMWQTDFTYFKIIGWGWMYLSTVLDDFSRYIIAWKLCTNMRAEDVTDTLDMALAASGCDSATVLHKPRLLSDNGPSYIAGELAEYIEARKMSHVRGAPLHPQTQGKIERWHQTLKNRILLENYFLPGDLETQIEAFVEHYNNQRYHESLNNVTPADAYFGRAPAIIKQRERIKRQTIEHRRLQHRKLAA, via the exons ATGAAGCCCCAACACTCCTTGAAAAAATCGTCTGCCAAGGCCCCTGCTGAGCGGGTGGTGAAGGACATCCGGCGGCAGACCCGGCGGCACTTCTCGGCCGAAGACAAGATCCGCATCGTGCTCGATGGGCTGCGCGGCGAAGACAGCATTGCCGAACTATGCCGCAAGGAAGGCATTGCACAGAGCCTGTATTACACCTGGTCGAAGGAGTTTATGGAAGCGGGCAAGCGGCGCCTGGCGGGTGACACGGCTCGTGCCGCGACCAGCGGCGAGGTGCAGGACCTGCGCCGCGAAGCCCGTGCCCTGAAGGAATGCGTGGCCGACCTGACGCTCGAAAACCGTCTGCTCA AAAAAAAGCATGATCGCGGATGGGGGCGACGACGAATGAGGTATCCCGCATCCGAGAAGCTCGAGATCATCCGGATCGTCGAGCAGTCGCATCTGCCGGCGAAGCTCACTCTCGACAAGCTGGGGATCGCACGCCGGACGTTCTACCGCTGGTACGACCGGTTCCTTGCAGGCGGACCGGAGGCGTTGGAAGATCGGTCATCGGCACCGAGCCGCGTGTGGAACCGGATCCCGCCTGACATCCATGATCAGATCATCGAACTGGCGCTGGAGCAGTCCGAGCTGAGCCCACGGGAGCTGGCGGTGCGCTTTACCGACGAAAGGCGTTACTTCGTGTCGGAAGCCACGGTTTACCGCCTTCTGAAGGCCCATGACCTGATCACCAGCCCGGCCTATGTGGTGATCAAGGCCGCCGATCAGTTCCACACCAAGACCACGCGGGTGAACGAGATGTGGCAGACCGACTTCACCTACTTCAAGATTATCGGGTGGGGCTGGATGTACCTGTCGACCGTGCTCGACGACTTCTCACGCTACATCATCGCCTGGAAGCTGTGCACCAACATGCGCGCCGAGGACGTGACCGACACGCTGGACATGGCACTGGCCGCATCGGGCTGCGACAGCGCCACGGTGCTGCACAAGCCAAGGCTGCTGTCGGACAATGGCCCCAGCTACATCGCGGGCGAACTGGCGGAATACATCGAGGCCCGGAAGATGAGCCATGTTCGCGGTGCCCCGCTGCACCCGCAAACCCAGGGCAAGATCGAACGCTGGCACCAGACCCTCAAAAACCGCATCCTGCTGGAGAACTACTTCCTGCCCGGCGACCTCGAAACCCAGATCGAGGCATTCGTCGAGCACTACAACAACCAGCGTTACCACGAGAGCCTGAACAACGTGACGCCCGCCGACGCCTACTTCGGCAGGGCACCAGCCATCATCAAACAGCGTGAAAGGATCAAGCGACAGACCATCGAACATCGGCGCTTGCAACACCGCAAACTCGCCGCCTAA
- a CDS encoding ABC transporter ATP-binding protein: MAGERPGLRQAAAWLSQIVGPDKGYVNVGLVYTLAITLLSLAMPISVQLLINSVARTALIAPLWILSGVLLALLLLVAGLSALRIYLLAMFERRIFSRVVAEVTVRAVHAQNPFFADDSRGSLFNRYFDMVVVQKAVPSLVIGAFTIILQGAVGLIVTSFYHPFFLAFNIILVATCLLIWLVWRHGAITGAVGVSHAKHEAAHWLESVGASNGFYKSARHLDFAMDRSEAVTAHYIQAHRHYFRYSFAQALGYFLVYALAAAALLALGGNLILAGQLSIGQLVAAELIMSGVFYGIYQLGWYLDTFYDLVASAEELSQIFAIPQEPKGLSGQAPPDGSVRFRNVDLAGSRFDFEVGSGEQAVIVAEPGIESQVALLLKRHASPDRGLLSIGGSELGSFDMYLLRSAVMVLNRPTIVDITIREYLNLAAGRNADGAMIMRTLDMVGLAARIASLPDGLDTRLASSGSPFSIVEVMQLKLANALLGRPKVLLLSQLYDMMPAGPLRATLGMLREHGTTVLFFTGRPETLDLDRCYWLGARSQRRVRRQNIWHNSRRRLAECGLRLGVDVRRRVCGVASADVRWSVA; encoded by the coding sequence TTGGCTGGGGAGCGTCCGGGTCTGCGGCAGGCTGCCGCATGGCTCTCTCAAATCGTGGGACCCGACAAGGGCTATGTGAATGTAGGCCTCGTCTACACATTGGCGATCACGCTGCTGTCGCTAGCGATGCCGATTTCGGTGCAGCTGCTGATCAACTCGGTGGCGCGCACTGCGCTGATTGCGCCACTTTGGATCCTTTCCGGCGTTCTGCTGGCCCTGTTGCTGCTGGTCGCAGGCTTGAGCGCGTTGCGCATTTACCTGCTGGCCATGTTCGAACGGCGCATCTTCTCCCGTGTCGTGGCGGAGGTCACCGTGCGTGCGGTACACGCGCAAAATCCATTTTTTGCGGACGACAGTCGCGGCAGCCTGTTCAATCGCTATTTCGACATGGTGGTCGTCCAAAAGGCGGTGCCGAGCCTCGTGATCGGCGCCTTCACAATCATCCTGCAGGGTGCTGTCGGCCTGATAGTGACCAGTTTCTACCATCCCTTCTTCCTGGCGTTCAACATCATCCTGGTGGCGACATGCCTGCTCATCTGGCTGGTATGGCGGCATGGCGCGATCACCGGCGCTGTTGGCGTGTCGCACGCCAAGCATGAAGCCGCGCACTGGCTGGAAAGTGTCGGCGCGTCCAACGGCTTCTATAAATCCGCGCGCCATCTCGATTTCGCGATGGACCGGTCAGAGGCAGTGACAGCCCATTACATCCAGGCGCACCGGCACTATTTTCGCTACAGCTTTGCGCAGGCGCTGGGCTATTTCCTGGTCTATGCGCTCGCTGCGGCGGCGCTGCTGGCGCTCGGCGGGAACCTCATCCTCGCGGGCCAGCTTTCGATCGGCCAGCTCGTGGCGGCCGAGCTCATCATGTCCGGCGTCTTCTACGGCATCTATCAGCTGGGCTGGTATCTCGACACCTTTTACGATCTGGTGGCGAGCGCAGAGGAACTGTCGCAGATTTTCGCCATCCCGCAGGAACCCAAAGGTCTGAGCGGTCAGGCGCCGCCAGATGGATCGGTGCGTTTTCGCAATGTTGACCTCGCAGGATCCCGCTTCGATTTCGAAGTCGGCAGCGGCGAGCAAGCCGTCATCGTGGCGGAGCCCGGGATCGAGAGCCAGGTCGCGCTTCTGCTCAAGCGTCATGCGAGCCCTGACAGGGGATTGCTGTCGATCGGGGGCAGCGAATTGGGCAGCTTCGACATGTATTTACTGCGATCCGCCGTGATGGTGCTGAACCGGCCCACGATCGTGGACATCACCATCCGCGAATATCTCAATCTGGCGGCAGGTCGCAATGCTGACGGCGCCATGATCATGCGTACGCTCGACATGGTCGGTCTTGCCGCGCGCATCGCGAGCCTGCCCGACGGGCTGGACACGCGACTGGCCAGTTCAGGCTCGCCCTTCTCGATCGTCGAGGTGATGCAGCTGAAGCTGGCCAACGCGTTGCTCGGGCGGCCCAAGGTGCTGTTGCTGTCGCAACTCTATGACATGATGCCCGCCGGACCGTTGCGCGCGACGCTAGGGATGTTGAGGGAGCATGGCACGACGGTCCTTTTCTTTACCGGCCGGCCCGAAACGCTCGATCTTGATCGCTGCTACTGGCTTGGCGCGCGTTCGCAGCGCCGTGTCCGTCGTCAGAACATTTGGCACAACTCGCGGCGTAGATTAGCGGAGTGCGGGCTTCGTCTGGGGGTTGATGTTAGGCGGCGAGTTTGCGGTGTTGCAAGCGCCGATGTTCGATGGTCTGTCGCTTGA
- a CDS encoding AAA family ATPase, whose protein sequence is MKMASAQQLIGLVKSHAEGDSDRFFDLAMQLSAAEEQKGHKRLAETLRQWANAGQTPPQPASRTPNLTPIAAPRGDLAQFLFASYPSERLNSVILPPLIEEELSHIVIETRMREKLEEKGLKPRRRILLSGPPGTGKTMSAHGLAGELQFPLFSVMLHGLITKFMGETAQKLKLVFDAIKTTRGVYLFDEIDALAAARGDGNDVGEARRVLNSFLQFLDEDTGPSIVIATTNLAEILDRAVLRRFDLVLSYELPDATAIREALERRLTGFSYARLSWKRVTDCAIGLSTADVIAAAEDAARRAVLGDRNTITTLDLVNSLERRRSLQGLGRGANATESTALSSEGSRTGASVSSKRRGRGQIAK, encoded by the coding sequence ATGAAAATGGCATCAGCGCAGCAACTCATAGGTCTCGTAAAGAGCCACGCGGAGGGGGATTCCGATCGCTTCTTCGATCTCGCCATGCAGCTCTCTGCTGCCGAGGAGCAGAAGGGGCATAAACGGCTCGCCGAAACCCTGCGTCAATGGGCCAATGCCGGCCAGACACCGCCGCAACCGGCCTCGCGAACGCCCAACCTCACACCGATCGCTGCGCCTCGCGGCGATCTCGCGCAATTCCTGTTCGCCTCCTATCCAAGCGAGCGGTTGAACAGCGTCATCCTGCCGCCTCTGATCGAGGAGGAACTATCGCACATCGTCATAGAAACGCGGATGCGCGAGAAGCTCGAGGAAAAGGGCCTCAAGCCGAGGCGGCGCATTCTCCTGTCCGGGCCTCCGGGCACGGGCAAGACCATGAGCGCCCATGGCCTCGCCGGCGAGCTTCAATTCCCGCTCTTCTCGGTGATGCTGCACGGCCTCATCACGAAGTTCATGGGTGAAACGGCCCAGAAGCTGAAGCTCGTGTTCGACGCGATCAAAACGACGCGTGGCGTGTATCTGTTCGACGAGATCGACGCCCTTGCAGCAGCGAGAGGCGACGGAAACGATGTCGGCGAAGCCCGCCGCGTTCTGAACTCATTCCTACAGTTTCTCGACGAGGACACGGGCCCCTCGATCGTGATCGCTACCACAAATCTCGCCGAGATCCTTGATCGCGCGGTGCTGCGTCGGTTCGATCTCGTTCTCTCCTACGAGCTGCCCGATGCGACCGCGATCCGCGAGGCTCTCGAACGGCGTCTGACCGGCTTCTCCTATGCTCGCCTGTCGTGGAAGAGGGTCACCGACTGTGCCATCGGTCTGTCGACAGCTGACGTCATAGCCGCGGCCGAAGACGCCGCCCGCCGGGCAGTACTTGGCGATCGGAACACGATAACAACGCTTGATCTGGTAAACTCGCTGGAGCGCCGTCGCTCGCTACAGGGACTGGGAAGAGGCGCGAATGCCACGGAATCTACGGCACTTTCTTCTGAAGGATCTCGGACAGGCGCATCCGTTTCGAGCAAAAGGCGGGGGCGGGGGCAAATCGCCAAGTGA